The region GAAGCACAGTTTAGCCATTGCCTCGTGCGAGAAAAATAGGTCTAATGGCAATGCACTATTTCGATTATAGAAACAATCAAGGGCTTGAAAAATGGATCGTCTGCACTCAATGAAGGTGTTTGCGAAGGTGGTGGAACAGGGCAGTTTCGTGCGCGCGGCGGAAATCATGTCGCTGTCGAACGCCGTGGTGACGCGCTACATCGTCGATCTGGAGAACCATCTCGGCACGCGCTTGCTCAATCGCTCCACGCGCCGCTTGTCGCTGACCGAGTCGGGCCAGGCTTTTCTGGAGCGGGTCCGGCATATCCTGCCGGAGATCGAAGAGGCCGAAGCCATCGTTGCGATGGCTACCAAAAAGCCGGGCGGGACCTTGTCGCTGTATTCACACGTGGGTTTCGGCCAGGGCCAGCTCGGCAAGCTGTTGGCCGACTATTCCGCGGCCTATCCCGACGTGGTGCTCGACGTGTCGATATCGGAACGCGCCATGGATCTGGTGGAAGAGGGAATGGACATCGGATTTTTCAGCAGCCTGCAAAAATTCGACG is a window of Herbaspirillum hiltneri N3 DNA encoding:
- a CDS encoding LysR family transcriptional regulator, producing MDRLHSMKVFAKVVEQGSFVRAAEIMSLSNAVVTRYIVDLENHLGTRLLNRSTRRLSLTESGQAFLERVRHILPEIEEAEAIVAMATKKPGGTLSLYSHVGFGQGQLGKLLADYSAAYPDVVLDVSISERAMDLVEEGMDIGFFSSLQKFDASMVVRKVGVAEVVLCASPSYLEKHGAPQTPDELSRHACLNFSHEHLRHYWHVRTEEGVRDIPITSQVVSNSALLLRDFALAGMGITMRPSFSLGDDLRCGKLRRVLADFDMGQVSVMMAYPSRRLLSAKVRSFVDFISERFPHPETDPWV